One stretch of Thermococcus sp. M36 DNA includes these proteins:
- a CDS encoding alpha-glucosidase: MKSPGILLDTAEVVETTVPRVEDLTVLSDKEKEKVKRLLMEAAKNFKELSENVKNDNVQLAEFFYKRAKELKNSTSDKGIEKIGKKAYMNLVKKMNLYSKSGIYDFDPDMLKSLKKAYRTYLFGMTAFFVLVGVYMSTVMAITALILAIPIILSMLSLQRRGYMGLLLAFSAAPVPIIQGVMGASYGIRALNDPAVIEQIAREMGKSISFVQGYLGFMVVLSVVELYLIIRGLYLLYKHRHAFL; encoded by the coding sequence GTGAAGAGCCCAGGAATTCTTCTGGATACCGCAGAGGTTGTGGAAACTACAGTGCCACGCGTTGAGGACCTCACAGTCCTCAGTGACAAGGAAAAGGAGAAGGTGAAGAGGCTCCTTATGGAGGCGGCCAAAAACTTCAAGGAGCTGTCAGAAAACGTCAAAAACGACAACGTCCAGCTTGCCGAGTTCTTCTACAAGAGGGCCAAAGAGCTGAAGAACAGCACCAGCGACAAGGGTATAGAGAAGATAGGGAAAAAGGCCTACATGAACCTCGTCAAGAAGATGAACCTCTATTCCAAGTCGGGGATATACGACTTTGACCCGGACATGCTGAAATCCCTGAAGAAGGCCTACCGCACGTACCTGTTCGGCATGACCGCGTTTTTTGTGCTTGTTGGTGTTTACATGAGCACGGTAATGGCCATTACGGCCCTTATCCTCGCAATACCCATAATCCTGTCCATGCTCTCCCTCCAGAGAAGGGGTTACATGGGACTTCTGCTGGCGTTTTCAGCCGCTCCCGTCCCCATAATACAGGGTGTTATGGGGGCGAGTTACGGAATCAGGGCCCTAAACGATCCCGCGGTCATAGAACAGATAGCCAGAGAGATGGGCAAAAGCATATCCTTCGTCCAGGGGTACCTTGGGTTCATGGTCGTACTGAGCGTGGTCGAGCTGTACCTCATCATCAGGGGATTGTACCTGCTCTACAAGCACAGGCACGCGTTCCTGTGA
- a CDS encoding 1,4-alpha-glucan branching protein: MKGYFTFVLHTHLPYVRKHGKWPFGEEWLYEAMSETYLPLLMEFERLAAAGVRFQLVMNITPVLAEQLVDEYIKSEFEKYLKRKIAKTEEDLLSGKYDEEAVRASLDHFRSVYDYWRAINGDIIGKFREFQDRGYIEIITSAATHGYLPLLGRDEAIRAQIANGIATYEKHFGKRPRGIWLPECAYRPSGDWELPGGKKIRRTGIEKFLEEFGIEYFFVESRLVDEGPVTKEYGGIDVYVGEKSTLRPYWIRGSKVAVFARNRETGHQVWSARHGYPGDFWYREFHRKAPESGGQYWRITGKDVELGDKEFYDPDKAMERVEEHARHFVSLVEKLLWEFEERTGEKGIIVSPYDTELFGHWWFEGIKWLGRVLELMSLRGIETTTLSRFLEGYSGERHEIELPEGSWGANSDHSTWWNEETEWMWGHVYRAEDRMVAIASRYYGRDALADRAIEQLARELLILEASDWGFLITTGQAKEYGKRRILVHSRDFHRLANELVKYIKTGEFNIELLGELEDRDNVFRPVIAAYYVSENPPELEEYVEPPEVPSEKPSGEEGELERPREEMPERAYATEIVKEVAIKGEPGPMRTSRGAGRPGRKPRIGGTPEKSRNEKPIKSGKTTGARAGSDLLAIKGIGPKTLARLRRAGVYTVTDLKNADLEELARRTRISLKRLRKFVEQIQ; this comes from the coding sequence ATGAAAGGCTACTTCACCTTTGTCCTGCACACTCACCTCCCCTACGTCAGGAAACACGGCAAATGGCCCTTCGGCGAAGAATGGCTCTACGAAGCGATGAGCGAGACGTACCTGCCACTTCTGATGGAGTTCGAGCGTTTGGCCGCTGCTGGCGTCAGGTTCCAGCTCGTGATGAACATCACTCCGGTTCTGGCCGAGCAGCTTGTCGATGAATACATAAAGAGCGAGTTTGAGAAATACCTGAAGAGGAAGATAGCGAAGACTGAGGAAGACCTCCTCTCGGGGAAGTACGACGAGGAAGCAGTCAGGGCGAGCCTCGACCATTTCAGGAGTGTCTACGACTACTGGAGGGCGATAAACGGCGACATCATTGGCAAGTTCCGCGAGTTTCAGGATAGGGGCTACATAGAGATAATAACCTCCGCGGCAACGCACGGATACCTGCCCCTCCTCGGCAGGGACGAGGCTATAAGGGCCCAGATAGCGAACGGAATAGCGACCTACGAGAAGCACTTTGGGAAAAGGCCGAGAGGGATATGGCTCCCGGAGTGCGCCTACAGACCCTCTGGAGACTGGGAGCTTCCCGGCGGGAAGAAAATCAGGCGGACGGGTATTGAGAAGTTCCTAGAGGAGTTCGGCATCGAGTACTTCTTTGTCGAGAGCAGGCTGGTTGATGAGGGTCCGGTAACGAAGGAGTACGGCGGGATTGATGTTTACGTGGGCGAAAAGAGCACGCTCAGGCCCTACTGGATAAGGGGTTCGAAGGTTGCAGTTTTCGCCCGCAACCGCGAGACCGGCCACCAGGTCTGGAGTGCCCGCCACGGCTACCCCGGCGACTTCTGGTACCGGGAGTTCCACAGGAAGGCCCCGGAGAGCGGGGGGCAATACTGGAGGATAACGGGAAAGGACGTTGAGCTCGGCGACAAGGAGTTCTACGACCCCGATAAAGCGATGGAGCGCGTTGAGGAGCATGCGCGGCACTTCGTGAGCCTGGTGGAGAAACTCCTGTGGGAGTTCGAGGAGAGGACAGGTGAGAAGGGAATAATCGTCTCGCCCTACGACACGGAGCTCTTCGGCCACTGGTGGTTCGAAGGGATTAAGTGGCTCGGAAGGGTTCTGGAGCTGATGTCTCTAAGGGGGATAGAGACAACAACCCTCTCAAGGTTTCTCGAGGGTTACTCCGGAGAGAGGCACGAGATAGAGCTTCCCGAAGGTTCCTGGGGGGCAAACTCAGACCACTCGACCTGGTGGAACGAGGAAACGGAGTGGATGTGGGGGCACGTTTACCGCGCCGAGGACAGGATGGTCGCTATAGCGAGCCGCTACTACGGCCGGGATGCACTAGCGGACAGAGCCATTGAACAGCTCGCGAGGGAGCTTCTGATACTGGAGGCGAGCGACTGGGGGTTCCTCATAACGACGGGCCAGGCTAAGGAGTACGGGAAGAGGAGGATTTTAGTCCACAGCAGGGACTTCCACAGGCTGGCAAACGAGCTGGTGAAGTACATCAAAACCGGTGAGTTCAACATCGAGTTGCTCGGAGAGCTGGAGGATAGGGACAATGTGTTTAGACCGGTTATCGCGGCCTACTACGTGAGCGAAAACCCGCCCGAGCTTGAGGAGTACGTCGAACCGCCAGAGGTGCCGTCCGAGAAGCCCAGCGGGGAAGAGGGGGAATTGGAGAGGCCCAGGGAGGAGATGCCCGAGAGGGCCTACGCCACCGAGATTGTCAAGGAAGTTGCTATCAAGGGTGAGCCGGGGCCGATGAGAACTTCGAGGGGAGCAGGAAGACCCGGGAGAAAGCCCAGAATTGGGGGGACTCCTGAGAAAAGCAGGAATGAGAAACCGATAAAATCCGGAAAGACAACGGGGGCCAGAGCCGGAAGCGACCTCCTGGCCATAAAGGGCATCGGGCCGAAGACCCTCGCGAGGCTGAGGAGGGCGGGGGTTTACACCGTCACCGACCTGAAGAACGCGGACCTTGAAGAGCTTGCCAGAAGAACCCGCATCTCTCTGAAGAGGCTGAGGAAGTTCGTTGAGCAGATTCAGTGA
- a CDS encoding P-II family nitrogen regulator, which yields MKKIEAIIRGNDFDRVKNALKQIGIIPLTAYPVQGRGVQGGVPPYDLLPKMKLEIVVKDKDVEKVVDTIVKNARSGTPGDGKIFIIPVEDAVRIRTGERGNEALY from the coding sequence ATGAAGAAGATCGAGGCGATTATTAGGGGGAATGACTTCGACCGCGTTAAGAACGCGTTGAAGCAGATAGGGATAATCCCGCTGACTGCCTATCCCGTCCAGGGCCGCGGTGTTCAGGGAGGTGTGCCTCCCTACGACCTGCTGCCAAAGATGAAGCTTGAGATAGTCGTCAAGGACAAGGACGTGGAAAAGGTCGTGGATACCATAGTAAAGAACGCCCGCAGCGGGACGCCGGGTGACGGGAAGATTTTCATAATTCCCGTTGAGGATGCTGTGCGGATAAGAACGGGGGAAAGGGGGAACGAAGCCCTCTACTGA